CCACGATTGTTGTAGGCGTCGAGAAGCTCGCCGGACAGGCGGGAGACCATGCCTTTCTCGCCGCGCGAGCGGGCGTAGCCGATGAGCCAGCGGATGGCCAGGGTCAACTGGCGCTCATGGCGCACTTCGACGGGCACCTGATAGGTGGCGCCGCCCACACGGCGGGACTTGACCTCGACGAAGGGCTTGACGTTGTCCACGGCCTTCTCGAAGGCCTTCAGCGGATCGTCGCCCGTCTTCTCGCCGAGGATATCCAGGCAGGAGTAGAAAATTTTCTCGGCCACGGCCTTCTTGCCGTCCTTCATCATGCGATTGACGAAGCGCATGGCCAGAATGCTCTTGTACTTCGGATCAGGAAGGATTTCCCTCTTGGGAACCGGACCTTTGCGGGGCATGGAGTCTCTCCCTTACTTCGGAC
Above is a genomic segment from Alkalidesulfovibrio alkalitolerans DSM 16529 containing:
- the rpsG gene encoding 30S ribosomal protein S7, which encodes MPRKGPVPKREILPDPKYKSILAMRFVNRMMKDGKKAVAEKIFYSCLDILGEKTGDDPLKAFEKAVDNVKPFVEVKSRRVGGATYQVPVEVRHERQLTLAIRWLIGYARSRGEKGMVSRLSGELLDAYNNRGGAVKKKEDTHRMAEANKAFAHYRW